Sequence from the Rhizobium sp. TH2 genome:
GGCATCACATTGAAGGGAATAATTGATCAAATCTTCACGCCACAGCGGCGCGATCGGGCGCCGTCTCCTTTACTTCGAATTCCCGCGCATTCCTGAGATTGGGGATTTTTCGACGCGCGGCCGCCACTTCCGCAATGTCGAGTTCGGCCGTGATGACCGCCTCACCGCTGCCACCGGCGATCGCCAGCACGCGACCCCATGGATCGACGATCATCGAATGGCCGAACGTCTCGCGGCCGTCCTCGTGGACGCCGGCTTGCGCTGCGGCAATCATGAAGACGCCGTTTTCGATGGCCCGCGCCCGGATCAGGATTTCCCAATGCGCCTCGCCGGTCTGCCGGGTGAAGGCGGCGGGCAGGCTGACGATCTCGGCGCCGGCAACCGCCTCGGCACGGAAGAGCTGCGGGAAGCGCACATCGTAGCAGATCGCAAAGCCGAATCTACCGAAAGGCAGATCAGCCAGCCGCGCCTCGCTGCCGGGACGGTAGACCGCGCTCTCGCGCCAGCTCTCGCCATTGTCGAGATCGACATCGAACATATGGATCTTGTCGTAGCGGGTAACCACGCCGCCATCGGGACCGAACAGGAAGCCACGATTGGCGATCTTGCCGTCGTCGAGCAGGATCGCCGTCGAGCCGATATGCAGGTGAATGCCAAGTTCCTTGGCCAGAGCCGAAGCGCCGGCGACAATCAGGTCGGTCGCTTCCGGCCGCAGGATTTCCATCAGCCCCTTGCGGTCGCGTTGCAGCGCGCCGGTCATCTCGGGCGTCTGGATATAGGTGGCGCCGGCGGCATGCGCTTCGCGCACCAGCTTTTCCACGCTGCGCATGTTCCTCTCGGGATCGACCCCGGAGCACATCTGGATGGCGGCGACCTTGACCATGTCTTTATGTCCTAAGCGGCAAGCAGTTGATCGAGCTTGCCGGCCCGATCAAGTGCGTGGATATCATCGCAGCCACCGACATGCTGGCCGTTGATGAATATCTGCGGGAATGTGCTCTTGCCACGCGCTTTCTCGATCATCTCGGCGCGCAGCCCTGAATTGCCGGTGGCGTCATGCTCGACATAGTTCACGCCCTTGCCT
This genomic interval carries:
- a CDS encoding carbon-nitrogen hydrolase family protein, with translation MVKVAAIQMCSGVDPERNMRSVEKLVREAHAAGATYIQTPEMTGALQRDRKGLMEILRPEATDLIVAGASALAKELGIHLHIGSTAILLDDGKIANRGFLFGPDGGVVTRYDKIHMFDVDLDNGESWRESAVYRPGSEARLADLPFGRFGFAICYDVRFPQLFRAEAVAGAEIVSLPAAFTRQTGEAHWEILIRARAIENGVFMIAAAQAGVHEDGRETFGHSMIVDPWGRVLAIAGGSGEAVITAELDIAEVAAARRKIPNLRNAREFEVKETAPDRAAVA
- the grxC gene encoding glutaredoxin 3 translates to MASVVIYTRQYCGYCSAAKSLLEGKGVNYVEHDATGNSGLRAEMIEKARGKSTFPQIFINGQHVGGCDDIHALDRAGKLDQLLAA